One region of Tamandua tetradactyla isolate mTamTet1 chromosome 6, mTamTet1.pri, whole genome shotgun sequence genomic DNA includes:
- the LOC143688252 gene encoding myosin-8, whose protein sequence is MESSDAEMAIFGEAAPYLRKSEKERIEAQNKPFDAKTSTFVVEPKESYVKSTIQSKEGGKVTVKTEGGATLTVREDQVFPMNPPKYDKIEDMAMMTHLHEPAVLYNLKERYAAWMIYTYSGLFCVTVNPYKWLPVYNPEVVTAYRGKKRQEAPPHIFSISDNAYQFMLTDRENQSILITGESGAGKTVNTKRVIQYFATIAVTGEKRKEESGKMQGTLEDQIISANPLLEAFGNAKTVRNDNSSRFGKFIRIHFGTTGKLASADIETYLLEKSRVTFQLKAERSYHIFYQITSNKKPDLIEMLLITTNPYDYSFSSQGEIIVPSIDDQEELMATDSAIDILGFTPEEKVSIYKLTGAVMHYGNMKFKQKQREEQAEPDGTEVADKAAYLQSLNSADLLKALCYPRVKVGNEYVTKGQTVQQVYNAVGALAKAVYEKMFLWMVTRINQQLDTKQPRQYFIGVLDIAGFEIFDFNSLEQLCINFTNEKLQQFFNHHMFVLEQEEYKKEGIEWTFIDFGMDLAACIELIEKPLGIFSILEEECMFPKATDTSFKNKLYDQHLGKSANFQKPKVIKGKAEAHFSLIHYAGTVDYNITGWLDKNKDPLNDTVVGLYQKSAMKTLASLFSTYSSAEADGGAKKGAKKKGSSFQTVSALFRENLNKLMTNLRSTHPHFVRCIIPNETKTPGAMEHELVLHQLRCNGVLEGIRICRKGFPSRILYGDFKQRYKVLNASAIPEGQFIDSKKASEKLLASIDIDHTQYKFGHTKVFFKAGLLGLLEEMRDEKLAQIITRTQAVCRGFLMRVEYQKMLQRREALFCIQYNVRAFMNVKHWPWMKLFFKIKPLLKSAETEKEMATMKEEFEKTKERLGKSEAKRKELEEKMVTLLKEKNDLQLQVQSEADALADAEERCEQLIKNKIQLEAKIKEVTERAEDEEEINAELTAKKRKLEDECSELKKDIDDLELTLAKVEKEKHATENKVKNLTEEMAGLDETIAKLTKEKKALQEAHQQTLDDLQAEEDKVNTLTKAKAKLEQQVDDLEGSLEQEKKLRMDLERAKRKLEGDLKLAHESTMDVENDKQQLDEKLKKKEFEINNLISKIEDEQAIEIQLQKKIKELQARIEELEEEIEAERASRAKAEKQRSDLSRELEEISERLEEAGGATSAQIEMNKKREAEFQKMRRDLEEATLQHEATAATLRKKHADSVAELGEQIDNLQRVKQKLEKEKSEMKMEIDDLSSNAEAVSKAKGNLEKMCRTLEDQVSELKAKEEEQQRVINDLTTQRSRLQTEAGEYSRQLDEKDALVSQLSRSKQASTQQIEELKHQLEEEMKAKNALAHALQSSRHDCDLLREQFEEEQEGKAELQRALSKANSEVAQWRTKYETDAIQRTEELEEAKKKLAQRLQEAEEHVEAVNAKCASLEKTKQRLQNEVEDLMLDVERSNAACATLDKKQRNFDKVLSDWKQKYEETQAELEASQKETRSLSTELFKVKNAYEESLDQLETLKRENKNLQQEISDLTEQIAEGGKQIHELEKIKKQVEQEKCDIQAALEEAEASLEHEEGKILRIQLELNQVKAEVDRKIAEKDEEIDQLKRNHIRVIETMQSTLDAEIRSKNDALRVKKKMEGDLNEMEIQLNHANRLAAESLRNYRNTQGILKETQLHLDDALRGQEDLKEQLAIVERRANLLQAEMEELQASLEQTERSRKMAEQELLDASERVQLLHTQNTGLISTKKKLENDVSQLQSEVEEVIQESHNAEEKAKKAITDAAMMAEELKKEQDTSAHLERMKKNLEQTVKDLQNRLDEAEQLALKGGKKQIQKLEARVRELEGEVENEQKRNAEAVKGLRKHERRVKELTYQTEEDRKNVLRLQDLVDKLQAKVKSYKRQAEEAEEQSNANLAKFRKLQHELEEAEERADIAESQVNKLRVKSREVHTKISAE, encoded by the exons ATGGAGAGTTCAGACGCTGAGATGGCTATTTTTGGCGAAGCTGCTCCTTACCTTCGAAAATCAGAAAAGGAACGGATTGAGGCACAAAACAAGCCTTTTGATGCTAAAACATCCACTTTTGTCGTGGAGCCCAAGGAATCCTATGTAAAGAGCactatacaaagcaaggaaggagggaaagtaaCTGTAAAGACTGAAGGTGGAGCA ACTCTAACTGTCAGGGAAGATCAAGTCTTCCCCATGAACCCTCCCAAATATGACAAGATCGAGGACATGGCTATGATGACCCACCTGCACGAGCCTGCCGTGCTGTACAACCTCAAAGAGCGCTACGCAGCCTGGATGATCTAC ACCTACTCAGGCCTCTTCTGTGTCACCGTCAACCCCTACAAGTGGCTGCCGGTGTACAACCCCGAGGTGGTGACCGCCTACAGAGGCAAAAAGCGCCAGGAGGCCCCGCCCCACATCTTCTCCATCTCTGACAACGCCTATCAGTTCATGCTGACGG ACCGTGAGAACCAGTCCATCCTGATCAC TGGAGAATCTGGAGCAGGGAAGACTGTGAACACCAAGCGTGTCATCCAGTACTTTGCAACAATTGCAGTGActggggagaagaggaaggaggagagtgGCAAAATGCAG GGGACACTAGAAGATCAAATCATCAGTGCCAACCCCCTCCTGGAGGCCTTTGGCAATGCCAAGACTGTGAGGAATGACAACTCCTCACGCTTT ggtAAATTCATTAGAATCCACTTTGGTACTACAGGGAAGCTGGCTTCTGCTGATATAGAAACAT ATCTTCTAGAAAAGTCTAGAGTTACTTTCCAGCTAAAGGCAGAAAGAAGCTACCATATTTTTTATCAGATCACTTCCAATAAGAAACCAGATCTAATTG AAATGCTCCTGATCACCACCAACCCATATGACTACTCCTTCTCCAGCCAGGGCGAGATCATAGTTCCCAGCATCGATGACCAAGAAGAACTGATGGCCACTGAT AGTGCCATTGACATCCTGGGCTTTACTCCTGAAGAGAAAGTATCCATCTATAAGCTCACGGGGGCTGTGATGCATTATGGGAACATGAAATTCAAGCAAAAGCAGCGTGAGGAGCAGGCTGAGCCAGACGGCACCGAAG TTGCTGACAAGGCAGCCTACCTCCAGAGTCTGAATTCTGCTGACCTGCTCAAAGCCCTCTGCTACCCCAGAGTGAAGGTCGGCAATGAATACGTCACCAAAGGCCAGACTGTGCAGCAG GTGTACAACGCAGTGGGCGCTCTGGCCAAGGCCGTCTATGAGAAGATGTTCCTGTGGATGGTCACCCGCATCAACCAGCAGCTGGACACCAAGCAGCCCCGGCAGTACTTCATCGGGGTCTTGGACATTGCTGGCTTCGAGATCTTCGAT TTCAATAGCCTGGAGCAGTTGTGCATCAACTTCACCAATGAGAAGCTGCAACAGTTTTTCAACCACCACATGTTCGTGCTGGAGCAGGAGGAGTACAAGAAGGAAGGCATCGAGTGGACATTCATTGACTTTGGGATGGACCTGGCGGCCTGCATTGAGCTCATTGAGAAG CCACTGGGCATCTTCTCCATCCTGGAAGAGGAGTGCATGTTCCCCAAGGCAACAGACACCTCCTTCAAGAACAAGCTGTATGACCAGCACTTAGGAAAGTCTGCCAACTTCCAGAAGCCCAAAGTCATCAAAGGCAAGGCTGAGGCCCACTTCTCACTGATTCACTACGCCGGCACCGTGGACTATAACATTACTGGTTGGCTGGACAAAAATAAGGACCCTCTGAACGACACTGTGGTTGGGCTATATCAGAAGTCTGCAATGAAGACTCTGGCCAGTCTCTTTTCCACATATTCTAGTGCTGAAGCAG atGGCGGCGCAAAGAAAGGTGCAAAGAAGAAGGGCTCTTCTTTCCAGACCGTGTCAGCTCTTTTCAGG gaaaatttaaataaactgatgACCAATCTGAGGAGCACGCATCCTCACTTTGTACGGTGTATTATTCCCAATGAAACCAAAACTCCTG ggGCAATGGAACACGAACTTGTCCTGCACCAGCTGAGGTGTAACGGTGTGCTTGAAGGCATTCGGATCTGCAGGAAAGGGTTCCCAAGCAGAATCTTATATGGGGATTTTAAGCAAAG ATACAAGGTTTTAAATGCAAGTGCTATTCCAGAAGGACAGTTCATTGATAGCAAGAAGGCTTCTGAGAAACTGCTTGCCTCTATTGATATCGATCACACCCAATATAAATTCGGACATACCAAG GTTTTCTTCAAAGCTGGCCTTCTGGGTCTCCTAGAAGAAATGAGAGATGAAAAGCTAGCTCAGATTATAACAAGAACTCAAGCTGTCTGTAGGGGTTTCCTAATGAGAGTAGAATACCAGAAGATGTTACAAAGAAG AGAAGCCCTTTTCTGCATCCAGTATAATGTACGAGCTTTCATGAATGTCAAGCACTGGCCCTGGATGAAACTGTTCTTCAAGATCAAGCCCCTCCTCAAGAGCGCAGAGACTGAGAAGGAGATGGCCACCATGAAAGAAGAGTTTGAGAAAACTAAAGAAAGGCTAGGAAAGTCAGAAGCTAAAAggaaggaactggaggaaaaaatggTCACtctcttaaaagagaaaaatgacctaCAACTCCAAGTTCAATCT GAAGCTGACGCCTTGGCTGATGCAGAGGAAAGGTGTGAGCAATTGATCAAAAACAAAATCCAGCTCGAGGCCAAAATCAAGGAGGTGACCGAGAGAGCTGAGGATGAGGAAGAGATCAATGCTGAGCTGACAGCCAAGAAGAGGAAACTGGAGGATGAATGTTCAGAGCTCAAGAAAGACATAGATGACCTTGAGCTGACACTGGCCAAGGTTGAAAAGGAGAAACATGCCACAGAGAACAAG GTGAAAAACCTCACAGAAGAGATGGCAGGCCTGGATGAAACCATAGCAAAGCTGACCAAGGAGAAGAAGGCCCTCCAAGAGGCCCACCAGCAGACCCTGGATGACCTGCAGGCAGAAGAGGACAAAGTGAACACCCTGACCAAAGCTAAAGCCAAATTGGAACAGCAAGTGGATGAT CTCGAAGGGTCTCTGGAGCAAGAAAAGAAACTTCGAATGGATCTAGAAAGAGCAAAAAGGAAACTGGAGGGTGACCTAAAATTGGCCCATGAGTCCACAATGGATGTAGAAAATGACAAACAGCAACttgatgaaaaactgaaaaa GAAAGAATTTGAAATCAACAATCTGATAAGCaaaattgaagatgaacaagcAATAGAAATTCAACTACAGAAGAAGATCAAGGAATTGCAG GCCCGCATTGAGGAACTGGAGGAGGAAATCGAGGCAGAACGGGCCTCTCGGGCCAAAGCAGAGAAGCAGCGCTCCGACCTCTCCCGGGAGCTGGAGGAGATCAGCGAGCGGCTGGAAGAAGCTGGCGGGGCGACCTCTGCCCAGATTGAGATGAACAAGAAGCGGGAGGCCGAGTTCCAGAAAATGCGCCGGGACCTGGAGGAGGCCACGCTGCAGCATGAAGCCACGGCGGCCACCCTGAGGAAGAAGCACGCGGACAGCGTGGCTGAGCTGGGGGAGCAGATCGACAACCTGCAGAGGGTCAAGCAGAAACTGGagaaggagaagagtgaaatgaagatGGAGATTGATGACCTCAGCAGTAATGCAGAGGCTGTCTCCAAAGCCAAG GGAAATCTTGAAAAAATGTGCCGTACACTAGAGGATCAAGTGAGTGAACTTAAAGCTAAGGAGGAAGAGCAGCAGCGGGTAATCAATGATCTGACAACTCAGAGATCACGCTTACAGACAGAAGCAG GCGAATATTCCCGGCAATTAGATGAGAAAGATGCTTTAGTCTCCCAGCTTTCAAGGAGTAAACAAGCATCTACTCAGCAGATTGAGGAGCTGAAACATCAGctagaggaagaaatgaaa GCCAAGAACGCCCTGGCCCACGCCCTTCAGTCCTCTCGCCATGACTGTGACCTGCTACGGGAGCAGTTCGAGGAGGAGCAGGAAGGCAAAGCTGAGCTGCAGAGGGCGCTGTCCAAAGCCAACAGTGAGGTTGCTCAGTGGAGGACCAAATACGAGACGGACGCCATCCAGCGTACAGAGGAGCTGGAGGAGGCCAA GAAGAAGCTGGCCCAGCGTCTGCAGGAAGCTGAGGAACATGTAGAAGCTGTGAACGCCAAATGTGCTTCCCTTGAAAAGACGAAGCAGCGGCTCCAGAATGAGGTGGAGGACCTCATGCTGGACGTGGAAAGATCTAATGCTGCCTGTGCAACTCTTGATAAGAAGCAAAGGAATTTTGATAAG GTGCTATCAGATTGGAAACAGAAGTATGAAGAAACTCAGGCTGAACTTGAGGCTTCCCAGAAAGAAACCCGTTCTCTCAGCACTGAGCTGTTCAAGGTGAAGAATGCTTATGAGGAATCCCTTGACCAGCTGgaaacactaaaaagagaaaacaagaacttGCAGC AAGAGATTTCCGACCTCACTGAGCAGATTGCTGAAGGAGGGAAGCAAATTCATgaattggagaaaataaagaagcaagTGGAACAAGAGAAATGTGATATTCAAGCTGCCTTAGAGGAAGCAGAG GCATCTCTTGAACATGAAGAAGGAAAGATCTTGCGCATCCAGCTTGAGCTCAACCAAGTCAAGGCTGAAGTTGATAGGAAAATTGCcgaaaaagatgaggaaattgatcAACTGAAAAGAAACCACATCAGAGTCATAGAAACTATGCAGAGCACACTGGATGCTGAGATCAGAAGCAAAAATGATGCTCTAAGAGTCAAGAAGAAGATGGAAGGAGATCTGAATGAAATGGAAATCCAGCTGAACCATGCCAACCGCCTGGCTGCAGAGAGCTTGAGGAACTACAGGAACACACAAGGCATCCTGAAG GAAACTCAGCTCCACCTGGACGACGCCCTCAGGGGCCAGGAGGACCTGAAGGAGCAGCTGGCGATCGTGGAGCGCAGAGCCAACCTGCTGCAGGCTGAGATGGAGGAGCTGCAGGCCTCTCTGGAGCAGACGGAGAGgagcaggaagatggcagagcaggagCTCCTGGATGCCAGCGAGCGCGTCCAGCTCCTCCACACCCAG AACACCGGTCTGATCAGTACtaagaagaaattggaaaatgACGTTTCACAACTCCAGAGCGAAGTGGAAGAAGTAATTCAAGAATCACACAATGCAGAAGAGAAGGCCAAAAAGGCCATCACTGAT GCGGCCATGATGGCTGAGGAGCTGAAGAAGGAGCAGGACACCAGCGCCCACCTGGAGCGGATGAAGAAGAACCTGGAGCAGACGGTGAAGGACCTGCAGAACCGCCTGGACGAGGCTGAGCAGCTGGCCCTCAAGGGCGGGAAGAAGCAGATCCAGAAACTGGAGGCCAGG GTACGTGAGCTTGAAGGAGAAgttgaaaatgaacagaaacgAAATGCTGAGGCTGTTAAAGGTTTACGGAAACatgagagaagagtaaaggaactCACTTACCAG ACTGAGGAAGACCGCAAGAATGTTCTCAGGCTGCAGGATCTGGTGGATAAATTGCAGGCGAAAGTAAAATCGTACAAGAGACAAGCTGAGGAGGCT GAAGAACAGTCCAATGCTAACCTTGCCAAGTTCCGGAAGCTCCAACATGAACTGGAAGAGGCCGAGGAGCGGGCTGACattgctgagtcccaggtcaACAAATTGCGGGTGAAGAGCCGAGAGGTTCACACAAAAATCAGTGCCGAGTAA